The following are encoded in a window of Manduca sexta isolate Smith_Timp_Sample1 chromosome 16, JHU_Msex_v1.0, whole genome shotgun sequence genomic DNA:
- the LOC115443246 gene encoding protein arginine N-methyltransferase 6: protein MGTETDNSEYFTSYEDLDVHKIMLEDKPRNLAYKKAILENKDYFKDKIVMDVGCGTGILSIYCAQAGAKKVYAVEASNIAKLAKLVVKENGFENVIEVIQSKVENLTLPGNIKVDAIVSEWMGFYLLHEGMLDSVLYARDKFLKDNGQMFPDSAVIYVAPCSVPTLYNKWDDVDGVSMKVFAKHLRKSKHSKPEIISMNPEDLLGHEITLSWVNLKDDELSDLDSISIQHVVGANKDGLYQGLCIWFVCKFPDFSCTEDEESQYVLDTSPKSPVTHWKQTVIVLPEELEVEEGEPIAFQLDMEKDRFSRRRYNLQMTLLDPNAIEHPQPCSCDMTKCILIKSFMNQNTDPMESETNVLQEENVEDQQ from the exons ATGGGTACAGAAACTGATAACAGTGAATATTTTACTAGCTATGAGGATTTAGAT gTACATAAAATAATGCTCGAAGATAAGCCGCGGAACTTAGCATACAAAAAAGCgatattagaaaataaagattactttaaagataaaattgtaATGGATGTAGGGTGTGGAACAGGAATCCTGTCCATATATTGCGCTCAGGCAGGTGCTAAGAAAGTTTACGCAGTTGAGGCCAGTAACATAGCAAAGTTGGCAAAACTTGTTGTGAAAGAAAATGGGTTTGAAAATGTAATTGAG GTAATTCAGAGTAAAGTTGAAAATTTGACACTACCTGGTAACATAAAGGTAGATGCCATAGTATCAGAATGGATGGGTTTCTACTTACTCCATGAAGGTATGCTTGATTCCGTGTTGTATGCACGGGATAAATTCTTAAAGGATAATGGGCAAATGTTTCCAGATAGTGCTGTTATCTATGTCGCACCATGTAG TGTTCCAACATTATACAACAAATGGGATGATGTTGATGGAGTTTCAATGAAAGTGTTTGCAAAGCATCTTCGTAAAAGCAAGCACAGTAAACCTGAGATAATAAGCATGAATCCAGAAGATCTGCTGGGTCATGAAATAACACTAAGTTGGGTGAATTTAAAAGATGATGAATTATCAGATTTGGATTCAATTAGCATACAACATGTTGTTG GAGCAAACAAAGATGGGCTTTACCAAGGTCTATGCATATGGTTTGTATGCAAATTCCCTGACTTCTCTTGCACAGAGGACGAGGAAAGCCAATATGTTCTAGACACTAGTCCCAAAAGCCCAGTGACACATTGGAAACAAACCGTCATAGTTCTGCCAGAAGAGCTAGAGGTAGAAGAAGGTGAACCGATCGCCTTCCAATTAGATATGGAAAAAGATCGATTTAGTCGCAGGAG gTACAACCTACAAATGACATTGCTGGACCCTAATGCCATAGAGCACCCCCAACCATGTTCATGTGACATGACGAAATGTATACTTATTAAATCCTTTATGAATCAAAACACAGATCCGATGGAATCGGAGACAAATGTTCTGCAGGAAGAAAATGTTGAAGACCAACAATAA
- the LOC115443247 gene encoding gamma-tubulin complex component 4 isoform X1, whose translation MIHDALLMLWDCSPTNGSNENNYSNDGDAEIYGRIYEIAKSHHRIQNFVETTGFRSRKTLSASNHKLYGLYTQALSEGMSEVLQLYKKTLIEVESLVIGNINYTLSFVYSYVEKYRGLFNTLNRVITTIKERRLGGCQILSLIHQYILNGSEMVHEAIVKIFTCMNKVFVNQLCTWLLYGELRDPYQEFFIFRNLDEPSETFLSTPSSAQTCDKSLVSTLQDATLDCGFTLNPSMIPHFVPLSLAQEILFIGKTVLLFGFEPKKTKKSNNFATNRSMITLQKCVTDSRRFTIWEEKEAEFHEKLQKLKNPEVFEVCNLRSVVRDIKECVTKHLWTVAVEEAQLIHELKLMKDFYLLGRGELFLELLRLTAHMLDKATTRTSTRDMNHAFQLAARAVFLSNSADIEKFSFELPYVKPNTTGNSSVEEDSNCSSVADGWSSIILKYDFKWPLHLLFTPEVLARYNDMFRLLLRIKKTQHDLHALWKTYKQSASFPVSQLHNKLMFLMDNLQHYMQADVLETNFSRLMDAVNKTNDFEKLKRAHATFLADVLSQSFLTVTSSSDSDCSGDTGDSINNPVFCNIMDLLKLCHSFCSMNEIVSDREAEDYYIRGYSERFNKLVKHLMQLLVSLRDRPCGVYLARLLMRLDYNRWLSGEAQLTQSVTNMLRY comes from the exons ATGATACACGATGCTCTTTTAATGTTATGGGATTGCTCTCCAACTAATGGATCTAACGAA AATAACTATTCTAATGATGGTGACGCAGAAATATATGGAAGAATATACGAAATTGCCAAAAGCCATCATAGAATACAAAACTTTGTCGAAACCACCGGTTTTCGGTCAAGAAAAACATTGTCTG CCTCAAATCACAAGCTGTATGGCCTCTATACGCAAGCTTTGAGCGAAGGCATGTCTGAAGTCTTACAATTATATAAGAAAACCTTAATTGAGGTTGAAAGTTTGGTGATTGGAAACATAAATTACACTCTATCATTTGTATACAGCTATGTGGAGAAATACAGGGGACTGTTCAATACATTGAATAGAGTTATTACAACAATTAAAGAGAGGAGATTAGGGGGATGTCAGATATTGAGTTTGATACATCAGTATATACTGAATGGTAGTGAAATGGTACATGAAGCTATTGtaaa AATATTCACTTGCATGAACAAGGTGTTTGTGAATCAGTTATGTACTTGGCTTTTGTATGGGGAACTAAGAGATCCGTACCAAGAGTTTTTTATATTCCGTAATTTAGATGAACCCTCAGAAACGTTTCTCTCAACACCATCATCAGCTCAAACATGTGATAAATCACTTGTATCTACT CTTCAAGATGCCACATTAGACTGTGGTTTTACACTGAACCCTAGCATGATTCCACATTTTGTACCTCTGTCTTTGGCacaagaaatattgtttattgggAAAACAGTATTACTGTTCGGATTTGAACCAAAGAAGACAAAAAAGAGCAACAATTTTGCCACAAACAGATCTATGATTACTCTGCAAAAATGTGTCACTGATTCTCGAAg GTTCACAATTTGGGAAGAGAAAGAAGCAGAATTTCATGAAAAGttacaaaaacttaaaaacccTGAAGTTTTTGAAGTATGCAACTTAAGAAGTGTGGTTCGCGACATAAAAGAGTGTGTTACCaag cATCTTTGGACTGTGGCCGTGGAAGAGGCTCAGTTGATACATGAACTTAAGTTAATGAAAGACTTCTATTTGCTGGGCCGTGGTGAACTTTTTTTAGAGTTATTGAGGCTAACGGCACACATGTTAGATAAAGCTACAACCAGGACTTCCACTAGag ATATGAACCACGCGTTTCAACTGGCAGCAAGAGCAGTATTCCTTAGCAACAGTGCTGATATAGAGAAATTCAGTTTCGAGTTGCCATATGTAAAACCTAACACAACTGGTAACTCATCTGTTGAAGAAGACAGCAACTGCAGTAGTG TCGCCGATGGCTGGTCCAGTATAATTTTGAAGTACGACTTCAAATGGCCACTTCACTTGCTCTTCACGCCTGAAGTGTTGGCGAGATATAACGACATGTTCCGACTTTTGTTGAGAATTAAGAAAACTCAACATGATTTACATGCATTGTGGAAGACTTATAAACAATCTGCCAG CTTTCCTGTATCCCAACTCCACAATAAGTTGATGTTTTTGATGGATAATTTACAACATTACATGCAAGCTGATGTGTTGGAGACTAACTTCTCGCGCCTTATGGACGCCGTCAATAAGACAAACGATTTTGAGAAGCTAAAGCGTGCGCACGCTACGTTCTTAGCCGACGTGCTCAGTCAGTCGTTTTTGACTGTTACTTCT TCCTCAGATAGCGACTGCTCCGGTGATACTGGCGACTCGATAAACAATCCTGTGTTTTGCAACATAATGGACCTTTTGAAACTGTGTCACTCATTCTGCAGCATGAACGAAATTGTGTCCGATAGGGAGGCGGAGGATTATTATATTCGTGGTTATTCGGAAAG ATTCAATAAACTAGTGAAACATTTGATGCAACTGCTGGTGTCGTTGCGCGACCGTCCTTGTGGGGTATACCTAGCACGGCTCCTGATGAGGCTCGATTACAACCGATGGCTCAGTGGCGAGGCTCAACTCACGCAATCCGTTACCAACATGTTACGGTATTGA
- the LOC115443257 gene encoding mitotic spindle assembly checkpoint protein MAD1: protein MAKEGDMSLFNDVLEPFRRVINTDSPKDKLSASSKLNFSDSNQSLKEGLSNLLSLGKRKSSLNAGEGLTPDKRIRTDSNSNAPSAPPSPWEAKRLKIDLIAAKAQVTKLEARVNHQHTIRKEMQILFEEEKSSLQEQHKRDERALADMEERLQLIRRREQELRDEYNEAIKLHKEQKAHWDKEKIELQKQVAELVDKLLEANVSSKDQMSEMKKDMDELLQALEEAQSEVEILKTEVAKQTSRAEQCTEMKIQIEKQNFELQQVNSKLKELEYERDSIKDWQTQAKTAQKRLSNMAELEKEVVRLRANERTLRDAICNKLLLEEQVHVLTAKVETLQALQQELHETKVKLGRAQSSLEEWVGAARVQGAESPRALATALHAALGERLAHHTDEHAAQEQLDKLNEEITTLRFERDKATGKLNDLLTFRKSQESLIHRLQKRLSLVTRERDSYRQQLDCYEKELTVTISGETGAGSAALQTARIEHLEKTLQGYRDLLATHDPQTQAKALEAARAEASRWREEAAALRREAGTLRAHRDQLHQHLDRLARAPATKVLHLADNPAAEAQKQVHKELEAAQEEIKKLKAALREGNTEADPEEVNQLRQQLENSKIKLKRLKEEFASSAQEYRDVCYMLLGYKIDRTGIKNYRISNMYAESSEEYLTFTLCDDGIEMVHTEYSTTLGELVELHLHQHRSIPMFLSALTMDLFTKTTMQQTAE, encoded by the exons ATGGCGAAAGAAGGCGATATGTCTCTTTTCAACGATGTTTTGGAACCTTTTAGGCGGGTGATAAACACTGACTCGCCGAAAGATAAGTTATCGGCGTCTTCCAAACTGAATTTCTCCGATAGCAATCAGTCTTTGAAGGAAg GATTGTCCAATCTTCTGTCACTGGGGAAGAGGAAGTCCAGTTTAAATGCAGGAGAAGGCTTGACACCTGACAAAAGAATCCGTACTGATTCGAATTCCAACGCACCCTCCGCACCACCGTCGCCTTGGGAAGCTAAGCGGCTGAAGATTGACTTGATAGCTGCTAAGGCGCAG GTAACAAAATTAGAAGCTAGAGTGAACCACCAGCACACAATACGTAAAGAGATGCAGATATTATTTGAAGAGGAGAAGTCGTCCCTGCAAGAACAACACAAGAGAGATGAAAGAGCCCTTGCGGATATGGAGGAGAGGTTACAATTGATCAGACGGAGGGAACAAGAGCTCAGAGATGAGTATAATGAA gcaataaaattacataaagagCAAAAAGCTCACTGGGATAAAGAGAAGATTGAGCTTCAGAAACAGGTAGCTGAACTTGTAGATAAACTTTTGGAGGCTAATGTTAGTAGTAAGGACCAGATGTCGGAAATGAAGAAAGATATGGATGAATTGCTGCag GCTTTGGAAGAGGCACAGTCTGAAGTGGAAATACTGAAGACTGAAGTAGCGAAACAAACAAGTCGTGCTGAGCAGTGCACTGAGATGAAAATTCAGATTGAGAAACAAAACTTCGAGTTGCAACAAGTCAATAGCAAACTGAAAGAGTTGGAGTATGAAAGAGATTCTATCAAAGACTGGCAAACCCAGGCTAag ACTGCACAAAAACGTTTATCCAATATGGCGGAGCTGGAAAAAGAGGTGGTGCGTCTCCGAGCCAATGAGCGCACGTTGCGAGACGCGATCTGCAACAAGTTGTTACTGGAAGAGCAAGTGCATGTGCTTACTGCCAAGGTGGAGACTTTACAAGCGTTGCAGCAAGAGTTACATGAGACTAAG GTGAAGCTGGGGCGCGCGCAGTCGTCGCTGGAGGAGTGGGtgggcgcggcgcgcgtgcaGGGCGCGGAGAGCCCGCGCGCGCTGGCGACGGCGCTGCACGCCGCGCTGGGCGAGCGGCTCGCGCACCACACCGACGAGCACGCCGCGCAGGAACAACTAGACAAACTCAACGAG GAGATAACCACTCTGAGGTTTGAACGTGATAAGGCTACGGGTAAGCTGAACGACCTCTTGACCTTCCGTAAGAGCCAGGAAAGTCTCATACACAGGCTTCAGAAGCGGCTTTCGCTAGTTACTAGAGAAAGGGATAGTTATAG GCAACAACTGGATTGCTATGAGAAGGAGTTGACGGTGACCATATCGGGCGAAACGGGGGCGGGCAGTGCGGCGCTGCAGACCGCACGCATCGAACACCTTGAGAAAACTCTACAAGGGTACAGGGATCTGCTCGCTACACACGACCCCCAGACACAGGCTAAAG CGCTGGAGGCGGCGCGCGCGGAGGCGAGCCGCTGGCGCGAGGAGGCGGCGGCGCTGCGGCGCGAGGCGGGGACGCTGCGCGCGCACCGCGACCAGCTGCACCAACACCTCGACCGCCTcgcgcgcgcgcccgccacCAAG GTCCTGCATCTAGCGGACAACCCGGCCGCTGAAGCACAAAAACAAGTGCACAAAGAGTTAGAAGCAGCTCAGGAAGag ataaagAAACTAAAGGCAGCACTGCGCGAGGGAAACACAGAAGCTGATCCTGAAGAAGTTAATCAGCTACGACAACAACTTGAGaacagtaaaattaaacttaagaG ACTGAAAGAAGAGTTTGCATCGTCCGCTCAGGAATACAGAGATGTATGCTACATGTTGTTAGGCTATAAAATTGATAGAACGGGCATTAAAAACTACAG AATATCGAACATGTATGCGGAATCGTCGGAAGAGTACCTAACGTTCACATTATGCGATGATGGCATAGAGATGGTCCATACTGAGTATTCGACTACTCTCGGAGAGCTAGTAGAGTTGCATCTACACCAACATCGATCTATACCCATGTTCCTTAGCGCTCTCACGATGGATCTATTCACTAAGACCACGATGCAGCAAACCGCGGAGTAA
- the LOC115443247 gene encoding gamma-tubulin complex component 4 isoform X2: MVHEAIVKIFTCMNKVFVNQLCTWLLYGELRDPYQEFFIFRNLDEPSETFLSTPSSAQTCDKSLVSTLQDATLDCGFTLNPSMIPHFVPLSLAQEILFIGKTVLLFGFEPKKTKKSNNFATNRSMITLQKCVTDSRRFTIWEEKEAEFHEKLQKLKNPEVFEVCNLRSVVRDIKECVTKHLWTVAVEEAQLIHELKLMKDFYLLGRGELFLELLRLTAHMLDKATTRTSTRDMNHAFQLAARAVFLSNSADIEKFSFELPYVKPNTTGNSSVEEDSNCSSVADGWSSIILKYDFKWPLHLLFTPEVLARYNDMFRLLLRIKKTQHDLHALWKTYKQSASFPVSQLHNKLMFLMDNLQHYMQADVLETNFSRLMDAVNKTNDFEKLKRAHATFLADVLSQSFLTVTSSSDSDCSGDTGDSINNPVFCNIMDLLKLCHSFCSMNEIVSDREAEDYYIRGYSERFNKLVKHLMQLLVSLRDRPCGVYLARLLMRLDYNRWLSGEAQLTQSVTNMLRY, translated from the exons ATGGTACATGAAGCTATTGtaaa AATATTCACTTGCATGAACAAGGTGTTTGTGAATCAGTTATGTACTTGGCTTTTGTATGGGGAACTAAGAGATCCGTACCAAGAGTTTTTTATATTCCGTAATTTAGATGAACCCTCAGAAACGTTTCTCTCAACACCATCATCAGCTCAAACATGTGATAAATCACTTGTATCTACT CTTCAAGATGCCACATTAGACTGTGGTTTTACACTGAACCCTAGCATGATTCCACATTTTGTACCTCTGTCTTTGGCacaagaaatattgtttattgggAAAACAGTATTACTGTTCGGATTTGAACCAAAGAAGACAAAAAAGAGCAACAATTTTGCCACAAACAGATCTATGATTACTCTGCAAAAATGTGTCACTGATTCTCGAAg GTTCACAATTTGGGAAGAGAAAGAAGCAGAATTTCATGAAAAGttacaaaaacttaaaaacccTGAAGTTTTTGAAGTATGCAACTTAAGAAGTGTGGTTCGCGACATAAAAGAGTGTGTTACCaag cATCTTTGGACTGTGGCCGTGGAAGAGGCTCAGTTGATACATGAACTTAAGTTAATGAAAGACTTCTATTTGCTGGGCCGTGGTGAACTTTTTTTAGAGTTATTGAGGCTAACGGCACACATGTTAGATAAAGCTACAACCAGGACTTCCACTAGag ATATGAACCACGCGTTTCAACTGGCAGCAAGAGCAGTATTCCTTAGCAACAGTGCTGATATAGAGAAATTCAGTTTCGAGTTGCCATATGTAAAACCTAACACAACTGGTAACTCATCTGTTGAAGAAGACAGCAACTGCAGTAGTG TCGCCGATGGCTGGTCCAGTATAATTTTGAAGTACGACTTCAAATGGCCACTTCACTTGCTCTTCACGCCTGAAGTGTTGGCGAGATATAACGACATGTTCCGACTTTTGTTGAGAATTAAGAAAACTCAACATGATTTACATGCATTGTGGAAGACTTATAAACAATCTGCCAG CTTTCCTGTATCCCAACTCCACAATAAGTTGATGTTTTTGATGGATAATTTACAACATTACATGCAAGCTGATGTGTTGGAGACTAACTTCTCGCGCCTTATGGACGCCGTCAATAAGACAAACGATTTTGAGAAGCTAAAGCGTGCGCACGCTACGTTCTTAGCCGACGTGCTCAGTCAGTCGTTTTTGACTGTTACTTCT TCCTCAGATAGCGACTGCTCCGGTGATACTGGCGACTCGATAAACAATCCTGTGTTTTGCAACATAATGGACCTTTTGAAACTGTGTCACTCATTCTGCAGCATGAACGAAATTGTGTCCGATAGGGAGGCGGAGGATTATTATATTCGTGGTTATTCGGAAAG ATTCAATAAACTAGTGAAACATTTGATGCAACTGCTGGTGTCGTTGCGCGACCGTCCTTGTGGGGTATACCTAGCACGGCTCCTGATGAGGCTCGATTACAACCGATGGCTCAGTGGCGAGGCTCAACTCACGCAATCCGTTACCAACATGTTACGGTATTGA